One part of the Ralstonia pickettii genome encodes these proteins:
- a CDS encoding isovaleryl-CoA dehydrogenase, with amino-acid sequence MIELPGLKFDLGEDIEMLRSAVRDWAQGELAPRAGEIDRTDQFPMDAWRKMGELGVLGITVAEEYGGANMGYLAHMIAMEEISRASASVGLSYGAHSNLCVNQIHRNGTAAQKAKYLPKLVSGEWVGALAMSEPNAGSDVVSMKLRAELKGDRYVLNGTKMWITNGPDCDVLVVYAKTEPELGARGMTAFIVEKGMKGFSVAQKLDKLGMRGSHTGELVFENVEVPVENILGQENGGTKVLMSGLDYERAVLSGGPIGIMQACMDVVTPYIHDRKQFGQSIGEFQLIQGKMADMYTTLQACRAYLYTVGKNLDSLGRDHVRQVRKDCAGVILYTAEKATWMAGEAIQILGGNGYINEFPVGRLWRDAKLYEIGAGTSEIRRMLIGRELYAETM; translated from the coding sequence ATGATTGAGCTGCCCGGCCTGAAATTCGACTTGGGCGAAGACATCGAGATGCTGCGTTCGGCCGTGCGCGATTGGGCGCAGGGCGAGCTGGCACCGCGTGCCGGCGAAATCGACCGCACCGACCAGTTCCCGATGGACGCATGGCGAAAGATGGGCGAGCTGGGCGTGCTCGGCATCACGGTGGCGGAGGAATACGGCGGCGCCAACATGGGCTACCTGGCGCACATGATCGCCATGGAAGAAATCAGCCGCGCATCGGCGTCGGTGGGCCTGTCGTATGGCGCGCACTCGAACCTGTGCGTGAACCAGATCCACCGCAACGGCACGGCGGCCCAGAAGGCCAAGTACCTGCCCAAGCTGGTGTCGGGCGAATGGGTGGGCGCGCTGGCAATGAGCGAGCCGAATGCGGGGTCGGACGTCGTCAGCATGAAGCTGCGCGCAGAGCTGAAAGGCGACCGCTACGTGCTCAACGGCACCAAGATGTGGATCACCAATGGCCCCGACTGCGACGTGCTGGTCGTCTACGCCAAGACCGAGCCGGAACTGGGCGCGCGCGGCATGACGGCGTTCATCGTCGAGAAAGGCATGAAGGGTTTCTCGGTGGCGCAAAAGCTGGACAAGCTCGGCATGCGCGGCTCGCACACGGGCGAGCTGGTGTTCGAGAACGTGGAAGTGCCGGTGGAGAACATCCTCGGCCAGGAAAACGGCGGCACCAAGGTGCTGATGAGCGGCCTGGATTACGAGCGCGCGGTGCTCTCCGGCGGCCCGATCGGCATCATGCAGGCCTGCATGGACGTGGTCACGCCGTACATCCACGACCGCAAGCAGTTCGGCCAGAGCATTGGCGAATTCCAGCTCATCCAGGGCAAGATGGCTGACATGTACACCACGCTGCAGGCTTGCCGCGCGTACCTGTACACGGTCGGCAAGAACCTCGACTCACTGGGCCGCGACCACGTGCGCCAGGTGCGCAAGGACTGCGCCGGCGTGATCCTCTACACCGCCGAGAAGGCCACCTGGATGGCCGGCGAAGCCATCCAGATCCTGGGCGGCAATGGCTACATCAACGAATTCCCGGTCGGCCGCCTGTGGCGCGACGCCAAGCTGTACGAGATTGGCGCCGGCACGTCGGAAATCCGCCGCATGCTGATCGGCCGCGAGCTGTACGCAGAGACGATGTAA
- a CDS encoding antibiotic biosynthesis monooxygenase family protein codes for MADQHDVLDDSAVVLPFPAQTPTAPYYAVIFSSTRTDGDNGYGAMADRMVELGRSMPGFLGIESVRDELAGDQGRPGITVSYWSSLEAIREWKNQSDHLAAQKLGREQWYASYHLRIAKVEYDYGFER; via the coding sequence ATGGCTGACCAGCATGACGTTCTCGACGACAGCGCCGTCGTCCTGCCGTTTCCCGCGCAAACGCCGACTGCGCCGTATTACGCGGTGATTTTTTCCTCCACGCGCACCGACGGCGACAACGGCTACGGCGCCATGGCCGACCGCATGGTGGAGTTGGGCCGCAGTATGCCGGGGTTTCTCGGCATCGAATCCGTACGCGATGAGCTGGCCGGCGATCAGGGGCGGCCGGGTATCACCGTGTCGTATTGGTCGTCGCTGGAGGCCATTCGCGAATGGAAGAACCAGAGTGACCACCTTGCCGCCCAGAAGCTGGGACGTGAGCAGTGGTATGCGTCGTACCACCTGCGCATTGCCAAGGTCGAGTACGACTATGGGTTCGAGCGATAA
- a CDS encoding acetyl-CoA C-acetyltransferase, with product MSDRIVIASAARTPMGAFQGELASLTAPQLGAAAIRAAVERAGLKPGQIEEVIMGCVLPAGQGQAPARQAALGAGLPLSVGCTTVNKMCGSGMRAAMNAYDALLAGSVDVVVAGGMESMTNAPYLIPKGRGGYRIGHGMIYDHMMLDGLEDAYEKGRAMGTFGEDCAEKYGFTREAQDHFAMTSVRRAQEATESGAFRWEITPVTVPGKAGKGDDSVIDTDEGPRRIKVDKIPSLKPAFKKDGTVTAASSSSINDGAAALVMMRESTAKQLGITPLAVMLGHTTHAQAPGWFTTAPVTAIDKLFKKLDWNSGNVDLFEINEAFAVVPMAAMHDLKIPHEKVNVNGGACALGHPIGASGARLIATLLGALQHRGGKRGVASLCIGGGEATAVGIELY from the coding sequence ATGTCCGACCGCATCGTCATCGCCTCCGCCGCCCGTACCCCGATGGGCGCCTTCCAGGGCGAACTCGCCAGCCTCACCGCTCCGCAACTCGGCGCCGCTGCCATTCGCGCTGCGGTCGAACGCGCGGGATTGAAACCGGGACAGATCGAAGAAGTCATCATGGGCTGCGTTCTGCCTGCGGGCCAGGGGCAGGCGCCGGCTCGTCAGGCCGCACTGGGCGCGGGTCTGCCGCTGTCGGTCGGCTGCACGACGGTCAACAAGATGTGCGGTTCGGGCATGCGCGCAGCCATGAACGCGTATGACGCGCTGCTCGCGGGCTCGGTCGACGTGGTGGTCGCGGGCGGCATGGAAAGCATGACCAATGCGCCGTACCTGATCCCGAAAGGCCGCGGCGGTTATCGCATCGGGCACGGCATGATCTACGACCACATGATGCTCGACGGCCTGGAAGACGCCTATGAAAAGGGCCGCGCCATGGGCACCTTCGGCGAGGACTGCGCCGAGAAGTACGGCTTCACGCGCGAAGCCCAGGACCACTTCGCGATGACGTCGGTGCGCCGCGCGCAGGAGGCCACCGAATCCGGCGCGTTCCGCTGGGAGATCACGCCGGTTACCGTGCCGGGCAAAGCCGGCAAGGGCGACGATAGCGTCATCGACACCGATGAAGGCCCGCGCCGCATCAAGGTCGACAAGATCCCCTCGCTCAAGCCCGCGTTCAAGAAAGACGGCACGGTGACGGCCGCGTCGTCTTCGTCGATCAACGATGGTGCGGCTGCGCTGGTGATGATGCGCGAGTCGACTGCCAAGCAACTCGGCATCACGCCGCTCGCCGTGATGCTCGGCCACACCACGCACGCACAGGCACCGGGCTGGTTCACCACGGCGCCGGTCACCGCCATCGACAAGCTGTTCAAGAAGCTCGACTGGAACTCGGGCAACGTCGACCTGTTCGAGATCAACGAGGCGTTTGCCGTGGTGCCGATGGCCGCGATGCACGACCTGAAGATCCCGCACGAGAAGGTGAACGTGAACGGCGGCGCGTGCGCGCTGGGTCATCCGATCGGCGCCTCGGGCGCGCGCCTGATCGCGACGCTGCTGGGCGCGCTGCAACACCGCGGCGGCAAGCGCGGTGTTGCCAGCCTGTGCATTGGCGGCGGTGAAGCCACGGCCGTCGGCATCGAACTCTACTAA
- the can gene encoding carbonate dehydratase — protein sequence MPHRIKELFENNRKWVERVNAEDPAFFSNLANQQNPEYLWIGCSDSRVPANQIIGLPPGEVFVHRNIANVVVHSDLNCLSVLQFAVEVLKIRHITVVGHYGCSGVKAALTKQRFGLADNWIRHVRDVAEQHETYLGTVVREQDQHDRLCELNVIHQVNNVCLTTIVQDAWDRGQPLTVHGWIYGVKDGMLRNLGMAASSNEELHAQLADAWLNYGKEGSVPSPVGF from the coding sequence ATGCCACATCGCATCAAAGAGCTGTTCGAGAACAACCGGAAGTGGGTCGAGCGCGTCAACGCTGAAGACCCGGCGTTCTTCTCCAATCTGGCCAACCAGCAGAACCCGGAATACCTGTGGATCGGCTGCTCGGATTCGCGCGTGCCGGCCAACCAGATCATCGGTCTGCCGCCGGGCGAGGTGTTCGTCCACCGCAACATCGCCAACGTCGTGGTGCACTCGGACTTGAACTGCCTGTCGGTGCTGCAGTTCGCGGTGGAGGTGCTGAAGATCCGGCACATCACGGTGGTGGGTCATTACGGCTGTTCGGGCGTGAAGGCCGCGCTGACGAAGCAACGGTTTGGTCTGGCAGACAACTGGATTCGTCACGTGCGCGACGTGGCCGAGCAGCACGAAACCTATCTCGGCACCGTGGTTCGTGAGCAGGATCAGCATGACCGGCTGTGCGAGCTGAACGTGATCCATCAGGTCAACAACGTGTGCCTGACGACGATCGTGCAGGACGCGTGGGATCGCGGGCAGCCGCTGACTGTTCATGGCTGGATTTACGGCGTGAAGGACGGGATGTTGCGCAATCTGGGGATGGCGGCGAGTTCGAATGAGGAGCTGCATGCGCAGCTTGCTGATGCTTGGTTGAACTATGGGAAGGAAGGGAGTGTGCCTAGTCCGGTGGGGTTTTGA
- a CDS encoding MerR family transcriptional regulator, which produces MSASTPSAAAALAADLESGDAGALADASFTITDLAREFDITPRAIRFYEDQGLLAPDRQGPGGRRRVYSAGERTRLKLTLRGKRLGLSLGEIKEILDLYESPRDTVPQLERFLASLAQHRAVLTQQLEDLNAQLAEIDQHERQCRRLLQDAQAGTVKPTKRRKAA; this is translated from the coding sequence ATGTCCGCCTCCACTCCGTCTGCCGCCGCCGCGCTTGCCGCCGATCTTGAATCGGGCGATGCCGGCGCGCTTGCCGACGCAAGCTTCACCATCACCGATCTTGCCCGCGAGTTCGATATCACGCCGCGCGCCATCCGCTTCTACGAAGACCAGGGCCTACTGGCGCCGGATCGGCAGGGCCCGGGCGGGCGTCGCCGGGTGTATTCGGCCGGCGAGCGTACACGCCTGAAACTGACCCTGCGCGGCAAGCGGCTCGGCCTGTCGCTGGGTGAGATCAAGGAGATCCTGGACCTGTATGAGTCACCGCGCGATACGGTGCCGCAGCTGGAGCGCTTCCTGGCGTCGCTGGCCCAGCACCGCGCGGTGCTCACGCAGCAACTGGAAGACCTGAACGCCCAACTGGCCGAGATCGACCAGCACGAACGCCAGTGCCGGCGCCTGCTGCAAGACGCGCAGGCCGGCACGGTCAAGCCGACCAAGCGCCGCAAGGCCGCCTGA
- a CDS encoding MBL fold metallo-hydrolase, with translation MNALEHQLDYPFGDMLPEGGTRFKVAPGVYWLRMPLPFALDHINLWLLRDRQDGQDGWTIIDCGINHEAIRGYWETIFANHLDGLPVLRVLVTHCHPDHVGLSSWLCEGGDEKRWNVRLWMSLGDYAFARMLVGGTGASNAGGEFAARHFERHGLTDPTSIEGIRNRKDYYSTLVPGVPSQYRRLMDGNVVTIGEHKWRVITGFGHAPEHVALYSEDANVLISGDMVLPRISTNVSVFDLEPEADSLTLYLDSLGKYEPLPADVLILPSHGRPFRGLHTRIRQLRDHHADRLAETLAACKAAPQSARDIVNVIFKRQFDVHQMTFAMGEALAHLHALWHQGELVRETGADGIVRFQAAA, from the coding sequence ATGAACGCGCTCGAACACCAACTCGACTATCCCTTTGGCGACATGCTTCCCGAAGGCGGCACGCGGTTTAAAGTCGCCCCCGGCGTTTACTGGCTGCGCATGCCGCTGCCGTTTGCGCTCGATCACATCAACCTCTGGCTGCTGCGCGATCGGCAAGACGGGCAGGACGGCTGGACGATCATCGATTGCGGCATCAACCACGAAGCGATTCGCGGGTACTGGGAAACGATCTTCGCGAACCACCTCGACGGCCTGCCGGTGCTGCGCGTGCTGGTCACGCACTGCCATCCGGATCACGTTGGCCTCTCGAGCTGGCTGTGCGAAGGCGGCGACGAAAAACGTTGGAACGTGCGCCTGTGGATGAGCCTGGGCGACTACGCCTTCGCGCGCATGCTGGTGGGCGGCACGGGCGCGTCGAATGCCGGCGGCGAATTTGCCGCGCGCCATTTCGAGCGCCACGGCTTGACCGACCCGACTTCCATCGAAGGCATCCGCAATCGCAAGGATTACTACAGCACGCTCGTGCCCGGCGTGCCGAGCCAGTATCGTCGCCTGATGGACGGCAATGTCGTCACCATCGGCGAGCACAAGTGGCGTGTCATCACCGGTTTCGGCCACGCGCCCGAGCACGTCGCGCTCTACAGCGAAGATGCCAACGTGCTGATTTCCGGCGACATGGTCCTGCCGCGCATTTCCACCAACGTCAGCGTGTTCGATCTGGAGCCTGAAGCGGATTCGCTCACGCTGTATCTGGATTCGCTCGGCAAATACGAGCCGCTGCCCGCGGATGTGCTGATTCTGCCGTCGCACGGGCGACCGTTCCGGGGGCTGCATACGCGCATTCGGCAACTGCGCGATCACCATGCGGATCGCCTGGCCGAAACGTTGGCCGCGTGCAAGGCCGCGCCGCAATCGGCCCGCGACATCGTCAACGTCATCTTCAAACGCCAGTTCGATGTGCACCAGATGACCTTCGCGATGGGCGAGGCGCTTGCTCACCTGCATGCGCTGTGGCATCAAGGCGAACTGGTGCGCGAAACCGGCGCGGACGGTATCGTTCGATTCCAGGCCGCTGCATAA
- a CDS encoding SDR family oxidoreductase: MSEIVFITGASSGIGQALARQYAAQGATIGLVARRVDALQAFVQTLPAALQSRCHCYAADVRSADSMRDAANAFIATVGLPDVVIANAGISVGTDLREPGDLKAFAVVMDTNWMGVLNTFQPFVGPMLARAKPGQPGGTLVGIASVAGVRGLPGAAAYSASKSAVIKLMESLRVEFGPLGLRVVTIAPGYIRTSMTEHNPYPMPFLMPVDRFALKAVNAIHRGVRFTVLPWPMGIVAKLLHVLPRGLYDFAFARAGRKPRNPEISS; the protein is encoded by the coding sequence ATGAGCGAGATCGTCTTCATCACCGGCGCCTCCAGCGGCATCGGCCAAGCCTTGGCACGTCAGTACGCAGCGCAGGGCGCAACGATCGGGCTGGTCGCACGGCGTGTCGACGCGCTCCAAGCGTTTGTGCAGACCCTGCCAGCCGCCCTCCAGAGCCGCTGTCACTGCTACGCCGCCGACGTGCGCAGCGCCGATTCAATGCGCGACGCGGCCAACGCCTTTATCGCCACGGTCGGGCTGCCCGATGTGGTGATCGCCAACGCCGGCATCTCGGTCGGCACGGACTTGCGCGAACCCGGCGACCTGAAAGCCTTTGCTGTCGTGATGGACACCAACTGGATGGGCGTGCTCAACACGTTCCAGCCGTTTGTCGGGCCGATGCTGGCACGCGCCAAGCCTGGGCAGCCCGGCGGCACGCTGGTCGGCATTGCCAGCGTGGCGGGCGTGCGCGGGCTGCCGGGTGCGGCGGCGTACAGCGCCTCCAAGTCGGCGGTGATCAAGCTGATGGAGAGCCTGCGCGTGGAATTCGGCCCGCTTGGGCTGCGCGTGGTGACGATCGCCCCCGGCTACATCCGCACGTCGATGACCGAACACAATCCGTATCCGATGCCCTTCCTGATGCCGGTGGACCGCTTCGCGCTGAAAGCCGTGAATGCGATCCATCGCGGCGTGCGCTTCACGGTGCTGCCATGGCCGATGGGCATCGTCGCCAAGCTGCTGCACGTGCTGCCGCGCGGGCTCTATGACTTTGCGTTTGCGCGCGCCGGGCGCAAACCTCGCAACCCCGAGATTTCGTCATGA
- a CDS encoding SDR family oxidoreductase, with amino-acid sequence MTNATSRRTRTALILGASRGIGLETVKQYRSDGWRVIATVRSQAAAEELQALGAETHVLDLTDANAVAGLAWKLDGEALDVAIYVAGIYGPRTQGATPVSQADFDAVMHTNVWGPMNVLPAVLPMVEAGRNGVDEPGGVLAVISSRMGSIGDMESNGGWLYRASKAAVNAVLRALSIDAKNATCLTFHPGWVQTDMGGAGAAITPQQSVAGIRRVIAGATRADNGGFRNYDGSVIEW; translated from the coding sequence ATGACGAACGCAACGTCCCGCCGCACGCGTACCGCGCTCATCCTGGGCGCGTCGCGCGGCATCGGTCTGGAGACCGTCAAGCAATACCGATCGGATGGCTGGCGCGTGATCGCCACCGTGCGCTCGCAAGCAGCCGCAGAAGAATTGCAGGCGCTGGGCGCGGAAACGCACGTGCTGGATCTGACTGACGCCAATGCCGTTGCCGGGCTCGCGTGGAAGCTCGACGGCGAAGCGCTGGACGTGGCGATCTACGTAGCGGGCATCTACGGCCCGCGCACGCAGGGCGCCACGCCCGTCAGCCAGGCGGATTTCGATGCCGTGATGCACACCAATGTGTGGGGCCCGATGAACGTGCTGCCCGCCGTGCTGCCCATGGTGGAAGCCGGACGCAATGGTGTGGACGAACCCGGCGGCGTGCTCGCCGTCATTTCCAGCCGCATGGGCAGCATCGGCGACATGGAGAGCAACGGCGGCTGGCTGTATCGCGCGAGCAAGGCAGCGGTGAACGCCGTGCTGCGCGCCTTGTCGATCGATGCCAAGAACGCCACGTGCCTGACCTTCCATCCGGGCTGGGTGCAGACCGACATGGGCGGCGCGGGCGCGGCCATCACGCCGCAGCAGAGCGTGGCCGGCATCCGCCGCGTGATTGCCGGCGCCACGCGCGCCGACAACGGCGGGTTCCGCAACTACGACGGCAGCGTCATTGAATGGTGA
- a CDS encoding helical backbone metal receptor, translating to MTYTDAAGLAHAPVDTTPRIASLVPSITDLLFSLDLGDQLVARTGFCIHPREAVRNVPKVGGTKTVKLDKLRELAPTHVIVNIDENTRPTVDRLREFIPHIIVTHPCSPEDNLALYQLLGGIFRREAQAQKLADALTQELEALRGRHFLPHRVLYAIWQDPWMTVSRDTYISRMLKLVNCHTWPDDPAPVECGTDKSGDCARPNRPDTHYPTFRWSDDVVRNIDCVLLSTEPYSFTEEHVDALEKQIGKPVYLVDGEMVSWYGSRAIDGVRYLGQFAKTLR from the coding sequence ATGACTTACACCGATGCGGCTGGGCTCGCCCACGCCCCTGTCGACACCACACCGCGCATCGCCAGCCTGGTCCCTTCGATTACCGATCTGCTGTTCTCGCTCGACCTCGGCGATCAGCTCGTCGCCCGCACCGGCTTCTGCATCCACCCGCGCGAAGCGGTGCGCAACGTGCCCAAGGTTGGCGGCACCAAGACCGTCAAACTGGACAAGTTGCGCGAGCTGGCGCCCACGCACGTCATCGTGAACATTGACGAGAACACGCGCCCGACCGTCGACAGGCTGCGCGAGTTCATCCCGCACATCATCGTCACCCATCCTTGCTCGCCCGAAGACAATCTCGCGCTATACCAGCTGCTGGGCGGCATCTTCCGCCGCGAGGCGCAGGCACAAAAGCTGGCGGACGCGCTCACGCAGGAGCTGGAAGCGCTGCGCGGCCGCCACTTCCTGCCGCACCGCGTGCTGTACGCCATCTGGCAAGACCCGTGGATGACGGTGTCGCGCGACACGTACATCTCGCGCATGCTCAAGCTCGTGAATTGCCATACGTGGCCGGACGACCCTGCGCCCGTGGAATGCGGCACCGACAAGAGCGGCGATTGTGCCCGCCCCAATCGGCCCGACACGCACTACCCGACGTTCCGTTGGAGCGATGATGTCGTGCGCAACATCGACTGCGTGCTGCTCTCCACCGAGCCTTACAGCTTTACCGAAGAGCACGTCGATGCGCTGGAAAAACAGATCGGCAAGCCGGTCTACCTCGTGGATGGCGAAATGGTGTCGTGGTACGGCAGCCGCGCGATTGATGGCGTGCGGTATCTGGGGCAATTTGCGAAGACGCTGCGTTAG
- the aceK gene encoding bifunctional isocitrate dehydrogenase kinase/phosphatase → MSHFPKLLSSQIAFDVARTMLDGFDKHYRLFREVSVQAKTAFETGDWAGLQQLQRDRIAYYDERVREASVILEDEYDAENIDDEIWRQIKLHFIGLLTNHHQPECAETFFNSVCTRILHRSYFNNDFIFVRPAISTEYIENEESPTKPTYRAYYPGTRDGLGACFERIVHNFQLNAPFEDLERDIGYVVRAVGEHFGDFRIAPNFQIHVLSSLFFRNKAAYIIGRVINGDKTFPLAVPILRNAAGQLSLDTVLLRQEQLLILFSFTHSYFMVDMEIPSAYVTFLRDLMPRKPRAEIYTSLGLQKQGKNLFYRDFLHHLQHSSDKFIIAPGIKGLVMLVFTLPSYPYVFKVIKDYFPPPKETTRELIKSKYQLVKRHDRVGRMADTLEYSDVSFPLSRFDDDLIKELEKHAPSMVEYQRSEDGSEEIVIRHVYIERRMTPLNIWLQEGTDAQVEHGIIEYGNAIKELIAANIFPGDMLYKNFGVTRHGRVVFYDYDEIEYLTDCNIRTVPEPRTEEEEMSGEVWYNVGPHDIFPETYRTFLLGDPRVREAFLKHHADFFEASMWQGYKERLLTGQMHDFYAYDAAERFVNRYGASAPDNAAQDNTTLQRAAA, encoded by the coding sequence ATGTCCCATTTCCCCAAGCTCCTCTCGTCGCAGATCGCCTTCGACGTTGCCCGCACGATGCTCGACGGCTTCGACAAGCACTATCGCTTGTTTCGCGAGGTCAGCGTACAGGCCAAGACGGCGTTCGAGACCGGAGACTGGGCCGGCCTGCAGCAGTTGCAGCGGGACCGCATTGCTTATTACGACGAGCGCGTGCGCGAAGCGTCGGTCATCCTCGAAGACGAATACGACGCCGAGAACATCGACGACGAGATCTGGCGCCAGATCAAGCTGCACTTCATCGGCCTGCTGACCAACCATCATCAGCCCGAGTGCGCCGAGACCTTCTTCAACTCGGTGTGCACGCGCATCCTGCATCGTTCGTACTTCAACAACGATTTCATCTTCGTGCGCCCGGCCATCTCGACGGAGTACATCGAGAATGAAGAGTCGCCCACCAAGCCGACGTACCGCGCGTACTACCCCGGCACGCGCGACGGCCTGGGTGCCTGTTTCGAGCGCATCGTCCACAACTTCCAGCTCAACGCGCCGTTTGAAGACCTGGAGCGTGATATCGGCTACGTGGTGCGCGCGGTGGGCGAGCACTTCGGCGATTTCCGCATCGCGCCCAATTTCCAGATCCACGTGCTGTCGTCGCTGTTCTTCCGCAACAAGGCGGCGTACATCATCGGGCGCGTGATCAACGGCGACAAGACGTTCCCGCTGGCCGTGCCGATCCTGCGCAATGCCGCAGGCCAGCTCTCGCTCGATACGGTGCTGCTGCGGCAGGAACAGCTGCTGATCCTGTTCTCGTTCACGCACTCGTATTTCATGGTGGACATGGAGATCCCGTCTGCCTACGTGACCTTCCTGCGTGACCTGATGCCGCGCAAGCCGCGCGCCGAGATCTACACCTCGCTCGGCCTGCAGAAGCAGGGCAAGAACCTGTTCTATCGCGACTTCCTGCATCACCTGCAGCACTCGTCGGATAAGTTCATCATCGCGCCGGGGATCAAGGGCCTCGTGATGCTGGTGTTCACGCTGCCCTCGTACCCGTACGTGTTCAAGGTCATCAAGGACTACTTCCCGCCGCCCAAGGAAACCACGCGCGAGCTGATCAAGAGCAAGTATCAGCTGGTGAAGCGCCACGACCGCGTCGGGCGCATGGCCGATACGCTGGAGTATTCCGACGTGTCCTTCCCGCTCTCGCGCTTTGACGACGACCTCATCAAGGAGCTGGAGAAGCACGCGCCGTCGATGGTCGAATACCAGCGCAGCGAAGACGGCAGCGAAGAGATCGTCATTCGCCACGTCTACATCGAGCGCCGCATGACGCCGCTGAACATCTGGCTGCAGGAAGGCACCGATGCGCAGGTCGAACACGGCATCATCGAATACGGCAACGCCATCAAGGAACTCATCGCCGCGAACATCTTCCCGGGCGACATGCTGTACAAGAACTTTGGCGTGACGCGCCACGGCCGCGTGGTCTTCTACGACTACGACGAGATCGAATACCTCACCGACTGCAACATCCGCACCGTGCCCGAACCGCGCACGGAAGAAGAAGAAATGTCCGGCGAGGTCTGGTACAACGTCGGCCCGCACGACATTTTTCCCGAGACGTACCGCACGTTCCTGCTGGGCGACCCGCGCGTGCGCGAAGCCTTCCTCAAGCACCACGCAGACTTCTTTGAAGCTTCCATGTGGCAGGGGTACAAGGAGCGTCTGCTCACGGGGCAGATGCACGATTTCTACGCGTATGACGCAGCCGAGCGCTTCGTCAATCGCTACGGCGCGAGCGCGCCCGACAACGCAGCGCAAGACAACACGACGCTGCAGCGCGCCGCCGCTTAA
- a CDS encoding acyl-CoA dehydrogenase family protein: MLLTQEQEMIRDAIRTFVREAITPHAAAWDRDATFPKDVHRQLGELGAYGVAVPEELGGAGLDYLSLALILEEIAAGDGGTSTVISVNNCPVCSMLMAFANDAQKQQWLVPLARGEMLGAFCLTEPHVGSDASALRTTAVRDGDHWVLNGVKQFITSGKHADVGIVMAVTDKAAGKRGISAFLVPTKTPGYIVARLEDKLGQHSSDTAQIVFEDCRIPADCLLGEEGAGYKMALSGLEGGRIGIAAQSVGMARAAFEAALAYAKERESFGQPLFAHQAVQFRLAEMATRVDVARQMVWHAASLKDAGLPCLKEAAMAKLNASEMAERVCSDAIQVFGGYGYVSDFPVERIYRDVRVCQIYEGTSDIQKILIARALA, from the coding sequence ATGCTGCTGACCCAAGAGCAAGAGATGATTCGCGACGCCATCCGCACCTTCGTGCGCGAGGCGATCACCCCGCACGCTGCCGCATGGGACCGCGATGCGACGTTCCCGAAAGACGTGCACCGCCAGCTCGGCGAGCTGGGCGCCTATGGCGTGGCTGTGCCGGAAGAACTCGGTGGCGCGGGGCTCGACTACCTGTCGCTGGCGCTGATCCTGGAAGAGATTGCTGCCGGCGACGGTGGCACCTCCACGGTCATTAGCGTGAACAACTGCCCCGTGTGCAGCATGCTGATGGCGTTTGCGAACGACGCGCAAAAGCAGCAGTGGCTCGTGCCGCTGGCGCGCGGCGAGATGCTCGGCGCGTTCTGCCTGACCGAGCCGCACGTCGGCTCCGACGCATCGGCGCTGCGCACCACGGCCGTGCGCGATGGCGACCACTGGGTCTTGAACGGCGTGAAGCAGTTCATCACCAGCGGCAAGCATGCCGACGTGGGGATCGTCATGGCTGTGACGGACAAAGCTGCAGGCAAGCGCGGCATCAGCGCGTTCCTGGTGCCGACCAAGACGCCGGGCTACATCGTCGCGCGACTCGAAGACAAACTCGGCCAGCACTCGTCCGACACGGCGCAGATCGTGTTCGAAGACTGCCGCATCCCCGCCGATTGCCTGTTGGGCGAAGAAGGCGCGGGCTACAAGATGGCGCTGTCCGGGCTGGAAGGCGGGCGCATCGGCATTGCCGCGCAGAGCGTGGGCATGGCGCGTGCGGCCTTTGAGGCAGCGCTGGCGTATGCCAAGGAGCGCGAGAGCTTCGGCCAGCCGCTGTTTGCGCACCAGGCGGTGCAGTTCCGCCTGGCCGAGATGGCGACGCGTGTGGACGTCGCGCGGCAGATGGTCTGGCATGCCGCCAGCCTGAAGGACGCCGGCCTGCCGTGCCTGAAAGAAGCGGCCATGGCCAAGCTCAACGCCAGCGAGATGGCCGAACGCGTGTGCTCCGATGCCATCCAGGTCTTCGGTGGTTACGGCTACGTCAGCGACTTCCCGGTGGAGCGCATCTACCGCGACGTGCGCGTGTGCCAGATCTACGAGGGCACGAGCGATATCCAGAAAATCTTGATCGCCCGCGCGCTGGCGTAG